One segment of Streptomyces sp. XD-27 DNA contains the following:
- a CDS encoding bifunctional 2-polyprenyl-6-hydroxyphenol methylase/3-demethylubiquinol 3-O-methyltransferase UbiG has translation MSRSARNLPEYWDTYKPHRGDGEPPAPEADGFEWTQHPGHGPGEEFLGWPRTALELGSAESKEAVFLARKGIEVTALDFSASQAERARTWWNGTDRLAFVHAEACEYLAATETTYDAIYSVWGAVWFTDPDDLIPLVVKSLNPGGVFAFSQAEPIEGHYGAQAMYGNGLSGRKLTVLRWNYAPETWADILKRNGFTQVDAHVLEAPDPADVGTLMVRAQAPE, from the coding sequence ATGTCCCGCTCAGCGCGCAACCTCCCCGAATACTGGGACACGTATAAGCCCCACAGAGGTGATGGCGAGCCACCGGCACCGGAGGCCGACGGGTTCGAGTGGACGCAGCACCCCGGCCACGGGCCTGGTGAGGAGTTCCTCGGTTGGCCGCGTACCGCGCTGGAACTCGGTTCCGCAGAGAGCAAGGAAGCCGTCTTCCTCGCCCGCAAGGGCATCGAGGTGACCGCGTTGGACTTCTCCGCCTCTCAGGCGGAGCGGGCCCGCACGTGGTGGAACGGCACGGATCGTCTGGCGTTCGTCCACGCGGAGGCGTGCGAGTACCTCGCGGCCACCGAGACGACGTACGACGCCATCTACTCCGTCTGGGGAGCCGTCTGGTTCACCGACCCTGACGACCTCATCCCGCTCGTCGTCAAGTCCCTCAACCCGGGTGGTGTGTTCGCGTTCAGCCAGGCCGAGCCGATCGAGGGCCACTACGGCGCCCAGGCGATGTACGGCAACGGGCTCTCCGGCCGCAAACTCACCGTACTCCGCTGGAACTACGCCCCCGAGACGTGGGCAGACATCCTTAAGCGCAACGGGTTCACGCAGGTCGACGCTCACGTCCTGGAAGCGCCGGACCCCGCAGACGTGGGCACGCTCATGGTGCGCGCACAGGCACCCGAGTAA
- a CDS encoding NUDIX domain-containing protein: MEGICWPGYWTPIGGRPEPGEPLADAIAREVKEETGLSIPLTELTTVQQRNAEHLGKGPIAVYQGRWDGDAHALPLTEGIMLHWFPASVLPRLRVPPWCREAIAYHQAT, encoded by the coding sequence ATCGAAGGCATCTGCTGGCCCGGCTATTGGACCCCTATCGGCGGACGCCCCGAACCCGGCGAACCACTGGCCGACGCCATCGCCCGAGAAGTGAAGGAAGAGACCGGCCTCTCCATCCCTCTGACGGAGCTCACCACCGTCCAGCAGCGGAACGCCGAACACCTCGGCAAAGGTCCCATCGCCGTCTACCAAGGCCGATGGGACGGCGACGCCCACGCTCTCCCCCTCACCGAGGGCATCATGCTCCACTGGTTCCCCGCCTCGGTGCTCCCGCGACTCCGCGTACCTCCGTGGTGCCGGGAGGCCATCGCCTACCACCAGGCCACCTGA
- a CDS encoding haloacid dehalogenase type II has translation MDVDAVVFDVFGTLTDWRSSVADELAVVGERVGLRADWPAVADAWRRRYRPVLGRVLNGELSWRPLDDLHRLALDEVLDEGLTEVSTDHGRNALGEAERGKLVRAWHRLRPWPDAVPGLELLHNTPVVTATLSNGGVGLLARLAKQAGLRFDCVLSAELARSYKPDPEVYLMAARLLEVEPRRLLMVACHPDDLEAAAKAGLRTAYIPRPLEWGPNADRVDPPAGVDLVADDVIALARALGSRG, from the coding sequence ATGGACGTTGATGCCGTCGTGTTCGATGTCTTCGGGACGCTGACCGACTGGCGGTCCAGCGTGGCCGACGAGCTGGCCGTCGTCGGGGAACGGGTCGGACTGCGTGCCGACTGGCCCGCCGTCGCCGACGCCTGGCGGCGCCGCTACCGCCCGGTCCTGGGCAGGGTCCTGAACGGAGAGCTGTCCTGGCGGCCGCTGGACGACCTGCACCGGCTCGCGCTCGACGAGGTGTTGGACGAGGGGTTGACCGAGGTGTCGACCGACCACGGGCGCAACGCCCTCGGCGAGGCCGAGCGAGGCAAGCTCGTGCGGGCCTGGCACCGGCTGCGGCCTTGGCCCGACGCCGTGCCCGGCTTGGAGCTGCTGCACAACACCCCGGTGGTCACCGCGACACTGTCCAACGGCGGGGTCGGCCTGCTCGCCCGCCTCGCCAAACAGGCCGGGCTCCGCTTCGACTGCGTCCTGTCGGCCGAGCTAGCCAGGTCCTACAAGCCCGACCCCGAGGTCTATCTGATGGCCGCCAGGTTGCTGGAGGTTGAGCCGCGACGGCTCCTCATGGTGGCCTGCCACCCTGACGATCTCGAAGCGGCGGCCAAGGCCGGGCTCCGCACCGCGTACATCCCGCGCCCGCTGGAGTGGGGCCCGAACGCCGACCGGGTCGACCCGCCTGCCGGCGTCGACCTCGTCGCCGACGATGTCATTGCCCTGGCCCGCGCGCTGGGCTCTCGCGGCTGA
- a CDS encoding serine hydrolase — MDTGLGSVRARTGAAVADGGKQVPWDAQFRAASTTKTFTSTVALQLVAERKLSLEDTVEKWLPGVVSGNGNDGSKITIRDLLQQTSGVFDYVDDPDVAGSLFRDFEKHRYDTTAPQQWVATAMRHRPLFTPDPKRPRWAYSNTNYLLAAMVIEKAGGVAWREQVEHRIIAPLGLRHTYVAGANPFMPGPHARVTLRTPTGAALDVTEQSLQHTADSAVISTTTDLNTFFRALVTGKLLPKAQLAEMQHTVARTGDADDLTEWPQGGYGLGLRWVPLSCGSGYWHHEGDGFGSYTRTGVTPDGRRSVVISITSNGSTPDLAPFNTTTRKLVDNALCDAERP; from the coding sequence GTGGACACCGGCCTGGGGTCCGTACGAGCGAGAACCGGGGCCGCAGTGGCCGATGGCGGCAAGCAGGTACCGTGGGACGCCCAGTTCCGCGCGGCAAGTACGACAAAGACGTTCACCTCCACCGTCGCACTGCAGCTGGTCGCCGAGCGGAAGCTGTCACTGGAGGACACGGTCGAGAAGTGGCTGCCGGGAGTCGTTTCGGGCAACGGCAACGACGGCTCCAAGATCACGATCCGGGACTTGTTGCAGCAGACCAGCGGCGTATTCGACTACGTCGACGACCCCGACGTCGCCGGTTCCCTCTTCCGGGACTTCGAAAAGCACCGTTACGACACCACTGCGCCGCAACAGTGGGTGGCAACGGCCATGCGCCACCGCCCCCTCTTCACACCTGACCCCAAGCGCCCCCGTTGGGCCTACTCCAATACCAACTACCTCCTCGCCGCCATGGTCATCGAGAAGGCCGGCGGAGTCGCCTGGCGGGAGCAGGTCGAGCATCGCATCATCGCCCCACTCGGACTGCGGCACACCTACGTCGCTGGCGCAAACCCCTTCATGCCCGGCCCTCACGCACGTGTCACCCTTCGCACCCCCACCGGAGCAGCGCTGGACGTCACCGAACAGAGCCTCCAGCACACCGCCGACTCGGCTGTCATCAGTACCACCACGGACCTGAACACGTTCTTCCGTGCCCTGGTCACCGGCAAGCTCCTGCCCAAAGCCCAACTCGCCGAGATGCAGCACACCGTGGCACGCACCGGCGACGCCGACGACCTCACCGAATGGCCTCAGGGCGGCTACGGCCTCGGATTGCGCTGGGTTCCCCTCTCCTGCGGCAGCGGCTACTGGCACCACGAGGGCGACGGTTTCGGCTCGTACACCCGCACTGGCGTCACTCCCGACGGCCGTCGCTCCGTCGTCATCTCCATAACCAGCAACGGCAGCACCCCCGACCTCGCCCCCTTCAACACCACCACCCGCAAGCTCGTCGACAATGCCCTGTGCGACGCCGAGCGGCCATGA
- a CDS encoding DNA polymerase beta superfamily protein: MSQRHQHLVERHTILSVVVGSRAFGLATAASDVDRRGVYVAPTEDFWRFGKPPPHVEGPLPEQFSWEVERFCELALSANPNLLEVLHSPLVEQCTPLGAELRELAPAFLSRRAHQTYARYAQSQFTKARARREREGEPRWKHVMHLLRLLLSGATLLESGAVQVDVGPHRGRLLAVRQGEVSWDEVCAWRDDLATRLDQALAQSPLPEEPDTARVEAWLASVRRRSLRSEHATRVPGHAP, translated from the coding sequence ATGTCACAGCGGCATCAGCACCTGGTCGAGCGGCACACGATCCTCTCGGTTGTCGTCGGATCGCGGGCGTTCGGGCTCGCCACCGCCGCGTCGGATGTCGACCGGCGCGGGGTGTACGTCGCGCCCACCGAGGACTTCTGGCGCTTCGGCAAGCCGCCGCCCCACGTGGAGGGCCCGCTGCCCGAGCAGTTCAGCTGGGAGGTCGAGCGGTTCTGCGAGCTGGCCCTGTCCGCCAATCCCAACCTTCTCGAAGTCCTGCACAGTCCTCTCGTCGAACAGTGCACGCCGCTCGGTGCCGAACTGCGGGAACTCGCGCCCGCCTTCCTCTCCCGCCGCGCCCACCAGACCTACGCGCGCTACGCGCAGTCCCAGTTCACCAAGGCGCGGGCTCGGCGAGAGCGGGAGGGCGAGCCGCGCTGGAAGCACGTCATGCACCTGCTGCGCCTGTTGCTCAGCGGCGCCACGCTCCTGGAGAGCGGCGCCGTCCAGGTCGACGTCGGGCCGCACCGCGGCCGGCTGCTCGCGGTGCGCCAAGGCGAAGTGTCCTGGGACGAGGTCTGCGCCTGGCGCGACGACCTCGCCACACGCCTGGACCAGGCCCTCGCGCAGAGCCCCTTGCCCGAAGAGCCCGACACCGCGCGCGTGGAGGCCTGGCTGGCCTCGGTGCGCCGCCGGTCTCTTCGCAGCGAGCACGCTACTCGGGTGCCTGGGCACGCACCATGA
- a CDS encoding PLP-dependent aminotransferase family protein — protein MRAAVPDLATRATSVAGSLIRDVLALTARPEVISFAGGLPAPELFDAEGVAAAFRNVLAEAPRQALQYSTTEGETGLRAATAARLTARGLPTDTDRLLVTTGSQQAISLLTAALLAPGDVVLVENPSYLAALQCFGFAGARIVPVPSDDDGLDPVALAELVAAHRPKALYTIPTFQNPTGRTLPAERRQAVAAVAERHGLWILEDDPYGELRYGGEPQPWIASYPEAADRTVLIGSYSKIMSPGLRVGWLRAPAALHRACVVAKQAADMHTSTIAQLAVARYLADTDLEAHLGRVRGAYRERRDALLAGLPEALPEGSRWNEPEGGMFVWASLPQGRDAMELLRVAVTHDVAYVPGAPFFAGDPNPAALRLSFVTHTPEEIEEGLRRLAKALR, from the coding sequence ATGCGCGCCGCTGTCCCCGATCTCGCCACTCGTGCCACCTCCGTGGCCGGTTCGCTGATCCGCGACGTCCTCGCCCTGACCGCCCGCCCCGAGGTCATCTCCTTCGCCGGCGGTCTGCCCGCGCCCGAACTCTTCGACGCCGAAGGCGTGGCGGCGGCCTTCCGGAACGTCCTGGCCGAGGCCCCGCGGCAGGCGCTGCAGTACTCCACCACCGAGGGGGAGACCGGGCTGCGCGCCGCCACCGCCGCCCGGCTCACCGCGCGCGGGCTGCCGACCGACACGGACCGACTCCTCGTCACCACCGGCTCGCAGCAGGCCATTTCGCTGCTGACGGCGGCGCTGCTGGCGCCGGGGGACGTGGTGCTGGTGGAGAACCCCAGCTATCTGGCGGCGTTGCAGTGCTTCGGGTTCGCGGGCGCGCGGATCGTTCCGGTGCCGTCGGACGACGACGGCCTGGACCCGGTGGCGCTGGCGGAACTGGTCGCCGCCCACCGGCCCAAGGCGCTCTACACCATCCCGACCTTCCAGAACCCCACCGGTCGTACCCTGCCCGCCGAGCGGCGGCAGGCGGTCGCGGCGGTGGCGGAGCGGCACGGGCTGTGGATCCTCGAGGACGACCCGTACGGAGAGCTGCGGTACGGCGGCGAGCCGCAGCCCTGGATAGCCTCATACCCGGAGGCCGCCGACCGCACCGTACTGATCGGCAGCTACTCGAAGATCATGTCGCCCGGACTGCGCGTGGGCTGGCTGCGCGCCCCGGCGGCGCTGCACCGCGCCTGCGTCGTCGCCAAGCAGGCCGCGGACATGCACACGTCGACCATCGCGCAGTTGGCGGTCGCCCGCTACCTGGCCGACACCGACCTGGAGGCGCACCTGGGGCGGGTGCGCGGCGCGTACCGCGAGCGCCGCGACGCACTGCTCGCGGGCCTGCCCGAGGCACTGCCGGAGGGTTCGCGCTGGAACGAGCCGGAAGGCGGCATGTTCGTCTGGGCGTCGCTGCCGCAGGGCCGCGACGCGATGGAACTGCTGCGGGTGGCCGTGACCCATGACGTGGCCTACGTGCCGGGGGCCCCGTTCTTCGCGGGCGACCCGAACCCGGCGGCGCTGCGGCTGTCGTTCGTGACGCACACCCCGGAGGAGATCGAGGAGGGGCTGCGCCGCCTGGCGAAGGCGCTGCGCTGA
- a CDS encoding acyltransferase family protein has translation MTWWWATAAACVAGVICLPVVATWRSEPTVGGDAFYAVYQFPPARLLEFVLGMVLALLVRDGRWRGPGIVCSTAVWVAGLLLTREIVRVTDEPLLACAATGIVGCALLIPAAARADAEGSVSVFRTPRLVRMGEVSFAFYLVHELVLFTAVTLFGGHPRLATTPALALTAACFCTALVLAVLLHDHVEKPCVRLLTRKRR, from the coding sequence ATCACGTGGTGGTGGGCCACCGCTGCCGCCTGCGTCGCCGGCGTCATCTGCCTGCCCGTCGTCGCCACGTGGCGGAGCGAACCGACCGTTGGCGGCGACGCCTTCTACGCCGTCTACCAGTTCCCGCCCGCTCGTCTCCTGGAATTCGTGCTGGGCATGGTGCTGGCTCTCCTCGTACGGGACGGACGCTGGCGCGGCCCCGGGATCGTCTGCTCGACGGCGGTATGGGTGGCCGGGCTGCTCCTGACCCGGGAGATCGTCCGCGTCACCGACGAGCCCCTGCTCGCCTGCGCGGCCACCGGCATCGTCGGATGCGCCCTGCTCATCCCGGCGGCCGCCCGCGCCGACGCGGAAGGCTCCGTCTCGGTGTTCCGAACTCCGCGGCTGGTCCGGATGGGCGAGGTGTCCTTCGCGTTCTATCTGGTGCACGAACTGGTCCTTTTCACCGCCGTCACCCTGTTCGGCGGCCACCCCAGGCTCGCGACGACACCGGCGCTGGCACTCACCGCGGCCTGCTTCTGCACTGCCCTGGTGCTCGCGGTCCTGCTGCACGACCACGTGGAGAAGCCGTGTGTGCGGTTGTTGACGCGGAAGCGGCGGTGA
- a CDS encoding DUF397 domain-containing protein, with product MSIQLGKQYAWIKSSRSGANGACVEVASPTAQTVAVRDSKDPQGPVLGFAPESWSAFVADVTRGAFDID from the coding sequence GTGTCAATTCAGCTCGGAAAACAGTACGCATGGATCAAGTCCTCGCGTTCGGGCGCCAATGGTGCGTGCGTGGAAGTGGCCTCACCAACAGCGCAGACGGTCGCCGTGCGCGACTCCAAGGACCCGCAGGGACCAGTGCTCGGCTTCGCCCCGGAGTCGTGGTCCGCGTTCGTCGCGGATGTCACGCGTGGGGCGTTCGACATCGATTGA
- a CDS encoding DUF397 domain-containing protein, whose amino-acid sequence MSSTGRKDDLYAIDLSTAQWRKSPFSDGGNQCVEITDLPGGAVAIRDSKNPERPALRYTAEEWTAFRRAVIEGAL is encoded by the coding sequence GTGAGCAGCACCGGTCGTAAGGACGATCTCTACGCCATAGACCTCAGCACCGCCCAGTGGCGCAAGTCACCGTTCAGCGACGGCGGCAATCAGTGCGTCGAGATCACCGACCTCCCCGGCGGCGCCGTCGCCATCCGCGACTCCAAGAACCCCGAGCGCCCCGCCCTCCGCTACACCGCCGAGGAGTGGACCGCCTTCCGCAGGGCCGTGATCGAAGGCGCCCTGTAG
- a CDS encoding transposase — MGGASGLRAIAEPFVVPGPSGVAVRTRLRVDAAEAAVLWEVGRYLGSLASRDLAARCRDGLGHGKDTWAARKRALTSVSSSRWAGSITKASHDQWALARRGLAAHIHKLRAGVATVRCRLSLPIGARGSRRAPGGYRSQQEWHAKSRRLRVLEDRLARAVADWEAGRVRVVRGGKRLANSRHHLEPARLTEGQWRQRWDAARMFLHADGESGKRYGNETIRVTGDGQVSIKLPAPLAHLANGPQGRYVLGRTVAFAHRGREWADRIAADRAVAYTISYDTARDRWYLTASWRYQPAPIIPLHTALAHGCIGVDANNDHLAAWHLDTHGNPIGHPRRFPYDLTGTAQHRDAQIRHALTGLLRWARGVGVKAIAVEDLDFTAETTREKHGRRKQFRRLISRFPTAKLRARLTSMADATSIAIIAVDPAYTSRWGAQHWQKPLTSNNRKTTGHDAASIAIGRRALGHPIRRRTTPPPAHRSDEQGHRTVQARPGTLGREGTRPRIPGPRTRSVGAGCGANAGDQCAQHRSGHAAEHVQLMLSL; from the coding sequence GTGGGCGGGGCATCGGGGCTGCGTGCCATCGCCGAACCCTTCGTCGTCCCGGGTCCGTCAGGGGTGGCTGTCCGTACCCGTCTGCGGGTGGACGCCGCCGAGGCGGCGGTCCTGTGGGAGGTCGGCCGATATCTGGGCTCGCTGGCGTCGCGGGATCTGGCCGCGCGCTGCCGCGATGGCCTGGGCCACGGCAAGGACACCTGGGCAGCGCGGAAGCGTGCACTGACGTCCGTGTCGTCGTCGCGGTGGGCGGGCAGCATCACCAAGGCGTCGCATGACCAGTGGGCCCTGGCCCGGCGTGGCCTGGCCGCGCACATCCACAAGCTGCGCGCGGGGGTCGCCACCGTGCGGTGCCGCCTGTCACTCCCCATCGGGGCCAGGGGTAGCAGGAGGGCTCCGGGCGGCTACCGGTCACAGCAGGAATGGCATGCCAAGTCCCGGCGGCTGCGGGTACTTGAGGACAGGCTGGCCCGTGCGGTGGCGGACTGGGAGGCGGGCCGGGTGCGGGTGGTGCGTGGCGGCAAGCGCCTGGCCAACTCCCGCCACCACCTGGAGCCCGCACGGCTCACCGAGGGCCAGTGGCGGCAGCGGTGGGACGCCGCGCGGATGTTCCTCCACGCGGATGGGGAGTCGGGCAAGCGGTACGGGAACGAGACGATCCGCGTCACCGGCGACGGGCAGGTGTCCATCAAGCTCCCCGCGCCGCTCGCCCACCTGGCCAACGGCCCACAGGGCCGGTACGTGCTCGGCCGCACGGTCGCCTTCGCCCATCGGGGCCGGGAGTGGGCCGACCGTATCGCCGCCGACCGGGCAGTGGCATACACGATCAGCTACGACACCGCCAGGGACCGCTGGTACCTCACCGCTTCCTGGCGCTACCAGCCCGCCCCCATCATCCCGCTCCATACCGCGCTCGCACACGGCTGCATCGGCGTGGACGCCAACAACGACCACCTCGCCGCCTGGCACCTGGACACCCACGGCAACCCGATCGGCCACCCCCGACGCTTCCCCTACGACCTGACCGGCACCGCCCAGCACCGCGACGCACAGATCCGGCACGCCCTCACAGGCCTACTGCGCTGGGCCCGTGGGGTCGGCGTGAAGGCCATAGCGGTCGAGGACCTGGACTTCACCGCCGAGACCACCCGGGAGAAGCACGGCAGACGCAAGCAGTTCCGGCGCCTCATCTCACGCTTCCCCACCGCCAAGCTGCGCGCCCGGCTGACCTCGATGGCCGACGCCACCAGCATCGCCATCATCGCCGTCGACCCCGCCTACACCAGCCGCTGGGGCGCACAGCACTGGCAGAAGCCACTCACCAGCAACAACCGCAAGACCACCGGTCACGACGCGGCGAGCATCGCGATCGGACGACGCGCCCTGGGGCACCCGATCCGGCGACGGACGACACCGCCCCCTGCTCACCGGAGCGATGAGCAGGGGCATCGGACCGTCCAGGCCAGGCCGGGCACCTTGGGGCGTGAGGGAACCCGCCCCCGCATCCCCGGACCACGGACACGATCCGTCGGCGCCGGATGCGGAGCGAACGCGGGAGACCAGTGTGCCCAACACCGTTCGGGGCACGCGGCTGAGCATGTGCAACTCATGCTCAGTCTTTAG
- a CDS encoding MBL fold metallo-hydrolase, translating into MTRHAFDLTVLGSATPYPAPENPCSGYLVSTAETRLWLDAGPGTLAALRRHTALDRLGGIWISHLHADHSADLLTAYYGALYADVELAAPIPLYGPPGIADRLAHFLTNTPVRSPIESAFAVHELHDGHRAQVGDLTLTTRTVAHGIPAFSVRIEAGHAEEDGAEAGGASLVYSGDTAPCANLTSLAEDCDVLLCEAESAAAPDDGEQVHHTPEDTGQTARSARAGRLIVTHVGPFLTPEEAVSRAAKRYDGPIDYAAPGTTFTIA; encoded by the coding sequence ATGACACGCCACGCCTTCGACCTCACCGTTCTCGGCAGCGCCACGCCCTACCCCGCGCCGGAGAACCCGTGCTCCGGCTATCTGGTGTCGACCGCGGAGACCAGGCTGTGGCTGGACGCCGGCCCCGGGACCCTGGCCGCGCTGCGGCGGCACACCGCCCTGGACCGGCTCGGCGGTATCTGGATCTCCCACCTGCACGCCGACCACAGCGCGGATCTGCTCACCGCCTACTACGGCGCCCTGTACGCCGATGTGGAACTCGCGGCGCCCATCCCCCTGTACGGCCCGCCGGGCATCGCCGACCGGCTGGCGCACTTCCTCACCAACACGCCGGTACGCAGCCCCATCGAGTCGGCCTTCGCCGTCCACGAACTGCACGACGGGCACCGCGCGCAGGTCGGCGACCTCACGCTGACCACGAGGACGGTCGCCCACGGAATCCCGGCCTTCTCGGTGCGTATCGAGGCGGGCCACGCCGAGGAGGACGGCGCCGAGGCGGGCGGCGCCTCCCTCGTCTACTCCGGCGACACGGCCCCCTGCGCGAACCTGACGAGCCTGGCGGAGGACTGCGACGTCCTGCTCTGCGAGGCGGAGAGCGCCGCCGCCCCCGACGACGGCGAACAGGTCCACCACACTCCCGAGGACACCGGGCAGACGGCACGTTCCGCCCGCGCCGGGCGCCTGATCGTCACGCACGTCGGCCCCTTCCTCACGCCGGAGGAAGCGGTGTCCCGCGCCGCGAAGCGCTACGACGGCCCGATCGACTACGCGGCGCCGGGCACCACGTTCACCATCGCCTAG
- a CDS encoding ADP-ribosylglycohydrolase family protein encodes MTASAGAAAAVWGRAEQQDFRSRVRGCLLGGAIGDALGAAIEFLSLADIRQNHGPTGVTDLVPAYGRRGSVTDDTQMTLFTVDGLIRAQVRRDTGAWHPPTDIHSAHRRWYATQRDWGPDERKEDDGWLAREEWLYAQRAPGRACLSGLADATMGTLDSPKNPESKGCGAVMRSAPFGLLVGWEPQLVFQLAIECAAQTHGHPTGYLSAGAFALIVHGLARGDDLDGSVQRALVHLATRPGHEETADALKHALGAVRQGLPTPERVESLGEGWTGDEALAMGVYCALVAEDVRHGLLLAVNHGGDSDSTGSICGNLLGALHGETALPPAWLAEVEGRATILELADDFAMEMTQGPALHGPASSAPAWLARYPRA; translated from the coding sequence GTGACCGCAAGCGCCGGCGCTGCGGCCGCCGTGTGGGGCCGTGCCGAACAGCAGGATTTCCGCAGCCGGGTGCGCGGCTGTCTGCTCGGCGGGGCCATCGGGGACGCGCTCGGCGCGGCGATCGAGTTCCTCTCGCTCGCCGACATCCGGCAGAACCACGGGCCCACGGGCGTCACCGACCTCGTCCCGGCGTATGGAAGGCGCGGCAGCGTCACCGACGACACGCAGATGACGCTGTTCACCGTCGACGGGCTGATACGGGCCCAGGTGCGGCGCGACACCGGGGCCTGGCATCCGCCCACCGACATCCACTCCGCGCACCGCCGCTGGTACGCCACGCAGCGCGACTGGGGGCCCGACGAGCGCAAAGAGGACGACGGCTGGCTGGCGCGCGAGGAGTGGCTGTACGCGCAGCGCGCGCCCGGCCGGGCCTGTCTGTCCGGGTTGGCCGACGCGACCATGGGCACCCTCGACAGCCCCAAGAACCCCGAGTCCAAGGGGTGCGGCGCGGTCATGCGGTCCGCGCCCTTCGGGCTGCTGGTGGGCTGGGAGCCCCAGTTGGTCTTCCAGCTGGCGATCGAGTGCGCGGCCCAGACCCACGGGCACCCCACCGGGTACCTCTCGGCCGGTGCCTTCGCCCTCATCGTGCACGGGCTCGCGCGCGGCGATGACCTCGACGGTTCCGTACAGCGCGCCCTGGTCCATCTCGCGACCCGGCCGGGGCACGAGGAGACGGCGGACGCGCTCAAGCACGCGCTCGGCGCCGTACGGCAGGGGCTGCCGACGCCCGAGCGGGTGGAGTCCCTCGGCGAGGGCTGGACGGGGGACGAGGCGCTGGCCATGGGCGTGTACTGCGCGCTGGTCGCCGAGGACGTACGCCACGGTCTGCTGCTCGCCGTCAACCACGGCGGGGACAGCGACTCCACCGGCTCCATCTGCGGCAATCTGCTGGGCGCGCTGCACGGCGAGACCGCGCTGCCGCCGGCCTGGCTGGCCGAGGTGGAGGGGCGCGCCACGATCCTGGAGCTGGCCGACGACTTCGCGATGGAGATGACCCAGGGGCCGGCGCTGCACGGCCCGGCGTCCTCCGCCCCGGCCTGGCTGGCCCGCTACCCGCGCGCCTGA
- a CDS encoding helix-turn-helix transcriptional regulator, whose translation MPNVRAVPTVRRRRLGDALRTYRTSAGMSQDSAGRAMGWDESKMSRIEGAKARMRPQDIAPLLKLYGVTDPDVVAKLEALAKDAGKQGWWHAYGDVVGLSYKDYLTLESDAESTHIYAPGLIPGLLQTGAYAREIIAATAMTHTPEEVVALAEIRKTRQAILTKPGRPLKLWAVIHEAALHQRFASYPSLMREQLRHLLDMADLPNITIQIMPLAATPHPGMLGLFHVVRFPQPWPTVVNLENIRGGYFVEGTEDVKLFETAFDRVVAAALSVDDSRETIKNLLERNTT comes from the coding sequence ATGCCGAATGTTCGAGCAGTACCAACAGTTCGCAGGCGCCGACTCGGTGATGCTCTGCGCACCTACCGCACCAGCGCGGGGATGAGCCAGGACAGTGCCGGTCGCGCGATGGGCTGGGACGAGAGCAAGATGTCCCGCATCGAGGGCGCCAAGGCGCGCATGCGCCCGCAGGACATCGCGCCGCTGTTGAAGCTGTACGGCGTGACAGATCCCGATGTCGTCGCGAAGCTGGAAGCCCTGGCCAAGGATGCGGGGAAGCAGGGCTGGTGGCACGCGTACGGCGATGTCGTGGGCCTTTCGTACAAGGACTACCTGACTTTGGAGTCCGACGCCGAGAGCACGCACATCTACGCACCGGGCCTCATTCCCGGCCTGTTACAGACTGGGGCGTACGCGCGGGAGATCATCGCCGCGACCGCCATGACCCACACTCCGGAGGAAGTGGTCGCCCTCGCCGAGATCCGAAAGACCCGCCAGGCCATTCTCACCAAGCCAGGCCGGCCGCTGAAGCTGTGGGCCGTCATCCACGAGGCTGCGCTGCACCAGCGCTTCGCTTCCTACCCGTCCCTGATGCGTGAGCAGCTCCGTCACCTACTGGACATGGCGGACCTGCCGAACATCACCATCCAGATCATGCCGCTGGCCGCTACCCCGCACCCCGGGATGCTCGGGCTCTTCCACGTGGTGCGCTTCCCGCAGCCATGGCCCACCGTGGTCAACCTCGAAAACATCCGAGGCGGCTACTTCGTGGAGGGCACCGAGGACGTGAAGCTCTTCGAGACGGCGTTCGACCGGGTCGTCGCCGCAGCCCTTTCGGTAGATGATTCGCGAGAGACCATCAAGAACCTCCTGGAGAGGAACACGACGTGA